From Echinicola soli, a single genomic window includes:
- a CDS encoding NUDIX hydrolase, which yields MRIFINDKPLDILSPAQLNKKRTFECVYDNPKDLPAYVAFHDDVLITKPSKDIIIKLLYLLRTRKLKNLDSITIVSDDVEMLKSFIKSRFNIIKAAGGIVTKNEKVLFIHRLGKWDLPKGKFEKGETAEICAVREVEEECAVSVKRGKLICKTWHTYTQNRKSILKKTYWYAMECKDDSNMAPQREEGIDDIKWLSHQEAKVALINSYPSMRYLYKRFLKMVPEVQTS from the coding sequence ATGCGAATATTTATCAACGACAAGCCGCTGGACATCTTATCGCCGGCACAACTCAACAAGAAAAGGACTTTTGAATGCGTCTATGACAATCCTAAGGATTTACCTGCTTATGTTGCTTTCCATGACGATGTGCTGATCACTAAGCCTTCCAAAGACATCATCATCAAGCTGCTTTACTTGCTGCGGACAAGGAAATTGAAAAATCTGGATTCCATAACCATCGTTTCTGACGATGTAGAGATGCTGAAATCATTCATAAAAAGCCGCTTCAATATTATCAAAGCAGCAGGTGGAATCGTTACCAAAAATGAGAAGGTGCTGTTTATCCATCGACTGGGGAAGTGGGATTTGCCAAAAGGTAAATTCGAAAAGGGAGAGACAGCGGAAATTTGTGCTGTCCGAGAAGTGGAAGAAGAATGTGCTGTGTCCGTAAAGCGAGGAAAGCTGATCTGTAAGACCTGGCATACTTATACCCAAAACAGGAAAAGTATTCTGAAAAAAACCTATTGGTATGCGATGGAGTGTAAGGATGATTCCAATATGGCGCCGCAACGTGAAGAGGGGATCGATGACATCAAATGGCTCAGTCACCAAGAAGCCAAGGTAGCTTTGATCAATTCTTACCCCTCAATGCGGTACTTGTATAAACGTTTTTTGAAAATGGTGCCTGAGGTTCAGACTTCGTAA